From a single Fibrobacter sp. UWB5 genomic region:
- the cobA gene encoding uroporphyrinogen-III C-methyltransferase has product MANFGHVYLIGAGPGDPGLLTIRGKEILERADVVVYDRLVSPAVLGMCNSKAKMVDVGKMPTHHKVKQSEINKLLVQYAQEYPQGIIARLKGGDPFVFGRGGEEALELVDAGVEFEVVPGITSAISVPAYAGIPVSHRGIATSFHIITGHEKAESNGELSLDFENLAKCQGTLIFLMGIANMDFIAKRLMECGKAPKTPLAFIEKGTTPYQRTVMATLETAGETIVRENVTAPAITIMGGVVELGKTLAWKKNLPLSGKRLVVTRAAKQASGITARLTALGAEVIETPMIETRAVEGSFNWADLANFDVLAFTSTNGVESFFTQLLASGNDIRVLAGKKIASVGKITEKKLLEYGIRCDYVPEDHTGEGLGKLLVSHVIASEQGERGNLIDESRILLLQGNLADDTLLKLLPQATRWVVYETLPVAELPEWKREAVESADAIVFASTSAVENYVKMTDARPRTSFCIGRMTESAARKHGFGTVTSDETTMDSLVKKIAEYYAGGRA; this is encoded by the coding sequence ATGGCGAATTTTGGTCATGTTTACTTGATTGGTGCAGGTCCTGGCGATCCGGGGCTCTTGACGATTCGCGGAAAAGAAATTCTGGAACGCGCCGACGTGGTGGTGTACGACCGCCTGGTTTCTCCGGCGGTTCTGGGAATGTGCAATTCAAAGGCGAAGATGGTCGACGTGGGCAAAATGCCGACACACCACAAGGTGAAACAGTCCGAAATCAATAAACTCCTGGTGCAGTATGCGCAGGAGTACCCGCAGGGCATTATTGCTCGCTTGAAGGGTGGCGATCCGTTCGTGTTCGGGCGTGGCGGCGAAGAAGCGTTGGAACTGGTGGATGCAGGCGTGGAATTCGAAGTCGTGCCGGGCATTACCTCGGCAATTTCCGTGCCGGCTTACGCGGGCATTCCCGTGAGCCACCGCGGCATCGCGACGAGTTTCCATATCATTACCGGGCACGAAAAAGCCGAATCGAACGGAGAACTTTCGCTCGATTTTGAAAATCTCGCGAAGTGCCAGGGCACTCTCATCTTCTTGATGGGCATTGCCAATATGGACTTTATCGCCAAGCGCCTTATGGAATGTGGCAAGGCCCCTAAAACTCCGCTTGCTTTTATCGAAAAGGGAACCACGCCGTACCAGCGTACGGTCATGGCGACGCTTGAAACGGCGGGGGAGACGATTGTTCGCGAAAATGTGACGGCTCCCGCGATTACGATTATGGGCGGTGTCGTTGAACTGGGTAAGACTCTTGCCTGGAAAAAGAATTTGCCGCTTTCGGGCAAGCGCCTGGTGGTGACTCGCGCTGCCAAGCAGGCTAGCGGAATTACCGCCCGCCTTACGGCCCTCGGTGCCGAAGTCATCGAGACTCCGATGATTGAAACGCGAGCGGTTGAGGGCTCGTTCAATTGGGCGGACCTTGCGAACTTTGACGTACTCGCCTTCACAAGTACGAACGGCGTCGAATCTTTCTTTACGCAGTTGCTCGCTTCGGGCAATGACATTCGCGTTCTTGCTGGCAAGAAGATTGCAAGCGTGGGCAAAATTACCGAAAAGAAATTGCTTGAATATGGCATCCGCTGCGATTACGTGCCCGAAGACCATACCGGCGAAGGCCTCGGAAAACTGTTGGTCTCACACGTCATTGCGAGCGAGCAAGGCGAGCGTGGCAATCTTATTGACGAATCCCGCATCCTTCTCTTACAGGGCAATCTCGCTGATGACACCCTGCTGAAACTTTTACCGCAGGCAACGCGCTGGGTTGTTTACGAAACGCTCCCGGTGGCTGAACTCCCTGAATGGAAACGCGAAGCCGTTGAATCCGCCGATGCAATCGTCTTCGCCAGCACTAGCGCCGTTGAGAACTACGTTAAGATGACGGATGCGCGACCTCGCACCTCGTTCTGCATTGGTCGCATGACAGAATCCGCCGCCCGCAAGCATGGTTTTGGAACCGTCACCTCCGACGAAACCACCATGGATTCCCTCGTCAAGAAAATCGCGGAATATTACGCAGGGGGGCGTGCATAA
- a CDS encoding NAD(P)-dependent oxidoreductase — protein MKAILIIAHHCILPGAYKGFEEIMDKLHHDLPGTRVASTSLLDLENDLRTLLREDVESVTLLPYLLLNGQHTKNDVPKVVAHLQAEFPQIPITLLPCLGDWKEFADMVVDGIRSAQKKTEPVIASEAIYKTRDFSPLVALDSQEQQSTPSQNRSLFSIELNLEGKNVLVVGGGRIALRKVKTLLPTGARITVVAPQFDPEFAAIPSLVLKNRPYEPLDLRGIFMVFICTDQPAVNAQVSNDARARRILVNNACDYLDGDFIVPARMDFGENIAVTVSTQGRAPSLAKKLKQKIQTDWAEELSQIERNFDK, from the coding sequence ATGAAGGCAATCCTGATTATCGCGCATCACTGCATTTTGCCGGGGGCCTACAAGGGCTTCGAAGAAATCATGGATAAACTGCACCATGATTTGCCCGGTACGCGCGTGGCAAGTACGAGCCTGTTGGATTTGGAAAATGACTTGCGCACGCTCTTACGCGAAGATGTTGAATCGGTGACGCTTTTACCGTACTTGCTGCTGAATGGTCAGCATACCAAGAATGATGTGCCCAAGGTCGTGGCACACCTGCAGGCGGAATTCCCGCAGATTCCGATTACGCTTTTGCCTTGTCTTGGCGACTGGAAAGAATTTGCCGACATGGTTGTGGATGGTATTCGTTCTGCCCAGAAGAAAACTGAACCCGTCATTGCGAGCGAAGCGATATACAAGACTAGGGACTTTAGTCCCTTAGTCGCGTTAGATTCGCAGGAGCAGCAATCTACGCCATCACAGAATCGATCCCTTTTTTCCATCGAACTGAATCTCGAAGGCAAGAATGTTCTCGTGGTGGGCGGTGGCCGCATTGCCCTTCGCAAGGTGAAAACACTTTTGCCCACGGGTGCCCGCATTACCGTAGTCGCCCCGCAGTTCGATCCGGAATTTGCTGCGATACCGTCTCTCGTCTTGAAAAATCGTCCCTACGAGCCGCTTGACCTCCGCGGAATCTTTATGGTCTTCATTTGCACCGATCAGCCTGCGGTCAATGCCCAGGTCAGTAACGATGCCCGTGCTCGCCGTATCTTGGTCAATAACGCCTGCGACTACCTTGACGGCGACTTTATCGTGCCCGCCCGTATGGATTTCGGTGAAAATATCGCCGTAACGGTCTCTACACAGGGCCGCGCCCCCTCGCTCGCCAAAAAACTTAAACAGAAAATTCAAACGGATTGGGCCGAAGAACTTTCGCAAATTGAGCGAAATTTCGACAAATAA
- the hemB gene encoding porphobilinogen synthase, whose amino-acid sequence MIIRPRRLRKNATIRNMVAETAVNPDSLVYPMFVVEGENVKEEIPSMPNQYRFSIDEILKELESCVALGVKSILLFGIPSYKDEMASSAYDDDGIVQRAVRSIKAKFPELYVITDVCLCEYMSHGHCGIVKEDGDVDNDPTLELLAKTALSHAEAGADMVAPSDMMDGRVAAIREKLDANGFTNLPIMAYSAKFASAYYGPFRDAADSAPHFGDRKSYQMDVRNGREALHEVELDLEEGADIVMVKPGLAFLDVLRETAELSNVPVAVYNVSGEYSMVKAAAQNGWINEDAIIRENLIAFKRAGADIIITYHAKEALEKGLLK is encoded by the coding sequence ATGATTATACGTCCACGTCGCTTACGCAAGAATGCAACAATCCGCAACATGGTGGCAGAAACCGCCGTGAATCCCGATTCTCTCGTTTACCCGATGTTCGTGGTCGAAGGGGAGAATGTCAAAGAAGAAATTCCTTCGATGCCGAACCAATATCGTTTTAGCATCGATGAAATCCTGAAGGAACTGGAAAGCTGTGTGGCGTTGGGCGTCAAGTCCATCTTGCTTTTTGGCATTCCCAGCTACAAGGATGAAATGGCATCGTCCGCTTACGACGATGATGGAATCGTGCAGCGTGCGGTTCGCTCCATTAAGGCGAAGTTCCCCGAACTGTACGTGATTACCGACGTTTGCCTTTGCGAATACATGAGCCATGGTCATTGCGGGATTGTCAAGGAAGATGGCGATGTGGATAACGACCCGACGCTTGAACTTTTGGCAAAGACGGCGCTTTCCCATGCCGAAGCCGGTGCCGACATGGTTGCCCCCTCTGACATGATGGATGGCCGCGTGGCGGCGATTCGCGAAAAGTTGGACGCGAATGGTTTTACGAATTTGCCGATTATGGCCTATAGTGCCAAGTTCGCGAGTGCTTACTACGGTCCGTTCCGCGATGCGGCTGACTCTGCACCACATTTTGGTGACCGCAAGAGCTACCAGATGGATGTTCGCAATGGTCGCGAAGCCTTGCACGAAGTGGAACTTGATTTGGAAGAAGGTGCCGATATCGTGATGGTCAAGCCTGGGCTTGCTTTCCTCGATGTTTTGCGCGAAACGGCTGAATTGAGCAATGTGCCGGTGGCTGTGTACAATGTGAGTGGCGAGTATTCCATGGTGAAGGCTGCTGCCCAAAACGGTTGGATCAACGAAGATGCGATTATCCGTGAAAACTTGATCGCCTTCAAGCGTGCCGGTGCCGATATCATTATCACTTACCATGCTAAAGAAGCTCTTGAAAAAGGGTTGCTGAAATGA
- the hemL gene encoding glutamate-1-semialdehyde 2,1-aminomutase, translated as MNHSLSEKLFAEAKTLMPGGVNSPVRAYSNVGATPPFIKRAKGSHIYDVDGNDYIDYVGSWGPMLLGHAHDAVIKAVADTAQNGLSFGAPCGLESELAKLVMELVPSVEMIRMVNSGTEATMSAIRAARGFTGRDKIVKFEGCYHGHSDSLLIKAGSGMLTTGKPSSKGVPADLAKYTLTLQYNDVAGVHELFDKIGDEIAGVIVEPVAGNMGVVPAKPEFLKALSEETKKHGALLIVDEVMTGFRVGIHCAQGLYGIKPDLTTFGKIIGGGMPVGAYGGRLDVMQQIAPLGGIYQAGTLSGNPVAMAAGLATMRELNSHPEYYVRAENSTKKLITGLQEAAKSAGIPLATNQVGSMGCIFFTEGPVTCFADVQKSDLELFRRYFLGMLDEGIYLAPSQFEAIFVSAAHTESDIDRTIDAARKVFKSL; from the coding sequence ATGAATCATTCGTTGAGCGAAAAGCTTTTTGCCGAAGCCAAGACTTTGATGCCGGGTGGCGTGAATAGCCCGGTGCGTGCCTATAGCAATGTGGGGGCGACGCCTCCGTTTATCAAGCGTGCCAAGGGTAGCCACATTTACGATGTGGACGGTAATGACTATATCGATTACGTGGGCAGTTGGGGCCCGATGCTTTTGGGACATGCTCACGATGCCGTCATCAAGGCGGTGGCCGATACGGCCCAGAATGGCCTTAGTTTTGGCGCACCTTGCGGACTGGAATCGGAACTTGCGAAGCTCGTGATGGAACTTGTTCCGAGTGTCGAGATGATTCGCATGGTGAACAGCGGCACCGAAGCCACCATGAGTGCGATTCGTGCGGCGCGTGGTTTCACGGGCCGCGACAAGATTGTCAAGTTTGAAGGTTGTTACCACGGCCATAGCGATAGCTTGCTGATTAAGGCGGGCTCGGGGATGCTTACCACCGGTAAGCCGAGCAGCAAAGGCGTGCCGGCGGACCTCGCTAAATATACGCTGACGCTGCAATACAATGACGTGGCCGGCGTCCACGAATTGTTCGATAAGATTGGCGACGAAATTGCAGGCGTCATTGTAGAACCCGTGGCCGGCAATATGGGCGTGGTGCCCGCAAAGCCGGAATTCTTGAAGGCTCTCTCCGAAGAAACCAAGAAGCATGGCGCACTCTTGATTGTAGACGAAGTCATGACGGGTTTCCGCGTCGGCATTCACTGCGCGCAGGGCTTGTACGGAATCAAACCGGATCTGACCACTTTCGGTAAGATTATCGGCGGCGGCATGCCGGTGGGCGCTTATGGTGGTCGCTTGGATGTCATGCAGCAGATTGCGCCGCTCGGCGGAATTTACCAGGCGGGAACCTTGTCAGGTAACCCGGTGGCGATGGCGGCAGGGCTCGCCACGATGCGCGAATTGAATTCGCACCCCGAATATTATGTCCGAGCCGAAAATAGCACCAAGAAGTTGATTACAGGCCTGCAGGAAGCGGCAAAGTCGGCTGGAATTCCGCTGGCTACAAATCAGGTGGGCTCCATGGGCTGTATCTTCTTTACCGAAGGTCCCGTCACCTGCTTTGCCGATGTGCAAAAGTCCGACTTGGAACTGTTCCGCAGGTATTTCCTCGGCATGCTTGACGAAGGTATTTACCTTGCCCCGAGCCAGTTTGAGGCGATTTTTGTGAGTGCGGCCCATACCGAATCGGATATCGACCGTACCATTGATGCTGCCCGCAAGGTTTTCAAGTCGCTATAA
- the nirJ2 gene encoding putative heme d1 biosynthesis radical SAM protein NirJ2 encodes MIVSWMTTNKCNLTCKHCYQDAGENKAAELTTAEAMKLIDEIAKAGFKIMIFSGGEPMTRPDIVDLVAHASSKGLRPVFGTNGTLITHDLAFKLKAAGAMAMGISIDSIDHDRHNDFRGLPNAFELTMMGIENCKAAGLPFQIHTTIMDWNQNEIFDIMDWVKEIGAVNHQIFFLIPVGRGKEIEGHALRVAEYEGLLRKIMEKSRTLGIPVKPTCAPQFLRIADQLDIKTRYSRGCLAGLDYCIVSPIGKVRPCAYMMEEAGDVHDTPFDEIWANAEVFKKLRTKAYAGACGKCKFNDRCGGCRARAAYYHDGDYMQEDSYCAYGRGL; translated from the coding sequence ATGATTGTATCTTGGATGACTACCAACAAGTGTAACCTGACCTGTAAGCACTGCTATCAGGACGCAGGCGAGAACAAGGCTGCCGAACTCACGACTGCCGAGGCCATGAAGTTGATTGACGAAATCGCGAAGGCGGGGTTCAAGATTATGATCTTTAGCGGCGGCGAACCGATGACCCGCCCCGACATTGTGGACCTGGTTGCCCATGCCTCGAGCAAGGGACTGCGCCCGGTGTTCGGTACCAACGGCACGCTCATCACGCATGACTTGGCTTTCAAGCTGAAGGCCGCCGGTGCCATGGCCATGGGTATCAGCATCGACAGTATCGATCATGACCGACACAATGATTTCCGCGGTCTCCCGAATGCATTCGAGCTCACGATGATGGGCATCGAGAACTGCAAGGCGGCTGGCCTCCCGTTCCAGATTCACACGACCATCATGGACTGGAATCAGAACGAAATTTTCGACATTATGGACTGGGTCAAGGAAATCGGCGCGGTGAACCACCAGATTTTCTTCCTCATCCCCGTGGGTCGCGGCAAGGAAATTGAAGGGCATGCCCTGCGCGTCGCCGAATACGAGGGACTCCTCCGCAAGATTATGGAAAAGAGCCGTACGCTCGGCATCCCGGTGAAGCCTACTTGCGCGCCGCAGTTCCTGCGCATTGCCGACCAACTCGATATCAAGACGCGCTACAGCCGCGGCTGCCTCGCCGGTCTCGACTACTGCATTGTAAGCCCGATAGGGAAGGTTCGCCCTTGCGCTTACATGATGGAAGAGGCGGGTGATGTGCATGATACGCCTTTCGACGAAATCTGGGCGAATGCCGAAGTCTTCAAGAAGCTCCGCACCAAGGCCTACGCCGGTGCCTGTGGCAAGTGCAAGTTTAACGACCGCTGCGGTGGTTGCCGTGCCCGCGCCGCCTACTACCACGATGGCGACTACATGCAAGAAGATTCCTACTGCGCTTACGGGAGAGGCCTGTGA
- the tadA gene encoding tRNA adenosine(34) deaminase TadA → MSFTADDEKFMRMALREAEKAFDEKEIPIGCVIVKDGVVIGKGHNQIEMLKDATAHAEILSIGTAASSLENWRLDGCTLYVTLEPCPMCAGAILNSRVSRVVYGSPDTRFGGCGTTVDVISNNALKREVEVVGGLLADECLGILKAFFQKMRLEKGDSGNKGEFQGSPS, encoded by the coding sequence GTGAGTTTCACTGCCGACGACGAAAAGTTTATGCGCATGGCCCTCCGCGAAGCGGAGAAAGCTTTTGACGAAAAGGAAATCCCTATCGGTTGCGTTATCGTGAAAGATGGGGTAGTTATCGGAAAAGGCCACAATCAGATTGAAATGCTCAAAGACGCTACCGCCCACGCCGAGATTTTGTCGATCGGGACGGCGGCAAGCAGCCTTGAAAATTGGCGTTTGGATGGCTGTACCTTGTACGTGACTCTTGAACCCTGCCCGATGTGTGCAGGAGCCATCCTCAATAGCCGCGTTTCCCGCGTGGTCTATGGTTCCCCGGACACCCGTTTTGGCGGCTGCGGTACTACCGTTGACGTTATTTCGAACAACGCCCTCAAACGCGAAGTCGAAGTGGTTGGCGGCCTCCTTGCCGACGAATGTTTAGGCATTTTAAAGGCTTTTTTTCAAAAGATGCGCCTAGAAAAAGGCGATAGCGGCAACAAGGGTGAATTTCAGGGTTCTCCCAGCTAA